A region from the Carassius auratus strain Wakin unplaced genomic scaffold, ASM336829v1 scaf_tig00011856, whole genome shotgun sequence genome encodes:
- the LOC113073303 gene encoding uncharacterized protein LOC113073303 isoform X3: MAEHTVEQGKEEEKEKHISIQRGSAPCFYHEEAGGTDVVMEDSTPAASMVTTGAGMVCDIKQLSASRSCWDFQPSDWQSSLLNQILSKNDRDETIAQVGSIKLQQKDFLTLGLNAALEATIANSCLDVIVMVAKEKLPGYHHLNWTHFYHFHKLTNRIAPGPWKLIKNMNVPQQLTGSVDCGIFMLMSDFPLIRKWWCLILMENFAIERKHAAVDVQEPPKAQEDTETGDMEPQMVKDLRTAVGWLRDNCHSFRGSVQEPSYLDLKKEDQEEALLKLDRAERKDDLELAKKPFMFQFQFQQDMEVFLFECHDERHLRINSMFMEF; this comes from the exons ATGGCGGAGCACACAGTAGAACaaggaaaagaagaagagaaagaa AAGCACATATCGATTCAGAGAGGGTCAGCGCCTTGTTTCTACCATGAGGAAGCAGGTGGAACTGATGTTGTGATGGAGGACAGTACCCCGGCTGCTTCAATGGTTACAACAGGTG CAGGAATGGTTTGTGACATTAAACAGTTGTCTGCCAGTAGAAGTTGTTGGGATTTCCAGCCAAGTGATTGGCAGTCATCATTg CTTAACCAGATTTTGAGTAAAAATGACAGAGATGAGACAATTGCTCAAGTTGGAAGCATTAAACTGCAGCAGAAAGATTTCTTGACCTTGGGCCTCAATGCAGCGCTTGAGGCAACA attGCAAACAGCTGTCTTGATGTGATCGTCATGGTGGCTAAGGAAAAG TTACCTGGCTACCACCACTTGAATTGGACCCATTTTTATCATTTCCA TAAATTGACAAACAGAATCGCTCCAGGACCATGGAAGCTGATCAAGAACATG aaTGTTCCACAACAGCTGACTGGCTCTGTGGACTGTGGGATCTTCATGCTGATG TCGGATTTTCCTCTTATTCGAAAATGGTGGTGCCTTATTCTCATGGAGAATTTTGCCATTGAAAG GAAACATGCTGCCGTTGATGTGCAGGAGCCACCTAAAGCACAAGAAGACACCGAAACCGGCGACATG GAACCACAGATGGTCAAAGACCTCAGGACCGCAGTTGGATGGCTGCGGGACAACTGCCACTCCTTCAGAGGTTCTGTGCAAGAGCCGTCATATCTGGACCTAAAGAAGGAAGACCAGGAAGAGGCCCTTCTTAAACTTGATCGGGCGGAAAGAAAAGATGATCTGGAACTGGCCAAAAAGCCTTTCATGTTTCAGTTCCAGTTTCAACAGGACATGGAAGTTTTTCTTTTCGAATGTCACGACGAAAGGCACCTCAGAATAAACTCCATGTTTATGgagttttaa
- the LOC113073303 gene encoding uncharacterized protein LOC113073303 isoform X2, translating into MAEHTVEQGKEEEKEKHISIQRGSAPCFYHEEAGGTDVVMEDSTPAASMVTTGGMVCDIKQLSASRSCWDFQPSDWQSSLLNQILSKNDRDETIAQVGSIKLQQKDFLTLGLNAALEATIANSCLDVIVMVAKEKLPGYHHLNWTHFYHFHKLTNRIAPGPWKLIKNMNVPQQLTGSVDCGIFMLMYALHMVFEAPFDFTASDFPLIRKWWCLILMENFAIERKHAAVDVQEPPKAQEDTETGDMEPQMVKDLRTAVGWLRDNCHSFRGSVQEPSYLDLKKEDQEEALLKLDRAERKDDLELAKKPFMFQFQFQQDMEVFLFECHDERHLRINSMFMEF; encoded by the exons ATGGCGGAGCACACAGTAGAACaaggaaaagaagaagagaaagaa AAGCACATATCGATTCAGAGAGGGTCAGCGCCTTGTTTCTACCATGAGGAAGCAGGTGGAACTGATGTTGTGATGGAGGACAGTACCCCGGCTGCTTCAATGGTTACAACAGGTG GAATGGTTTGTGACATTAAACAGTTGTCTGCCAGTAGAAGTTGTTGGGATTTCCAGCCAAGTGATTGGCAGTCATCATTg CTTAACCAGATTTTGAGTAAAAATGACAGAGATGAGACAATTGCTCAAGTTGGAAGCATTAAACTGCAGCAGAAAGATTTCTTGACCTTGGGCCTCAATGCAGCGCTTGAGGCAACA attGCAAACAGCTGTCTTGATGTGATCGTCATGGTGGCTAAGGAAAAG TTACCTGGCTACCACCACTTGAATTGGACCCATTTTTATCATTTCCA TAAATTGACAAACAGAATCGCTCCAGGACCATGGAAGCTGATCAAGAACATG aaTGTTCCACAACAGCTGACTGGCTCTGTGGACTGTGGGATCTTCATGCTGATG TATGCTCTGCACATGGTCTTTGAGGCACCCTTTGATTTTACAGCT TCGGATTTTCCTCTTATTCGAAAATGGTGGTGCCTTATTCTCATGGAGAATTTTGCCATTGAAAG GAAACATGCTGCCGTTGATGTGCAGGAGCCACCTAAAGCACAAGAAGACACCGAAACCGGCGACATG GAACCACAGATGGTCAAAGACCTCAGGACCGCAGTTGGATGGCTGCGGGACAACTGCCACTCCTTCAGAGGTTCTGTGCAAGAGCCGTCATATCTGGACCTAAAGAAGGAAGACCAGGAAGAGGCCCTTCTTAAACTTGATCGGGCGGAAAGAAAAGATGATCTGGAACTGGCCAAAAAGCCTTTCATGTTTCAGTTCCAGTTTCAACAGGACATGGAAGTTTTTCTTTTCGAATGTCACGACGAAAGGCACCTCAGAATAAACTCCATGTTTATGgagttttaa
- the LOC113073303 gene encoding uncharacterized protein LOC113073303 isoform X1, whose protein sequence is MAEHTVEQGKEEEKEKHISIQRGSAPCFYHEEAGGTDVVMEDSTPAASMVTTGAGMVCDIKQLSASRSCWDFQPSDWQSSLLNQILSKNDRDETIAQVGSIKLQQKDFLTLGLNAALEATIANSCLDVIVMVAKEKLPGYHHLNWTHFYHFHKLTNRIAPGPWKLIKNMNVPQQLTGSVDCGIFMLMYALHMVFEAPFDFTASDFPLIRKWWCLILMENFAIERKHAAVDVQEPPKAQEDTETGDMEPQMVKDLRTAVGWLRDNCHSFRGSVQEPSYLDLKKEDQEEALLKLDRAERKDDLELAKKPFMFQFQFQQDMEVFLFECHDERHLRINSMFMEF, encoded by the exons ATGGCGGAGCACACAGTAGAACaaggaaaagaagaagagaaagaa AAGCACATATCGATTCAGAGAGGGTCAGCGCCTTGTTTCTACCATGAGGAAGCAGGTGGAACTGATGTTGTGATGGAGGACAGTACCCCGGCTGCTTCAATGGTTACAACAGGTG CAGGAATGGTTTGTGACATTAAACAGTTGTCTGCCAGTAGAAGTTGTTGGGATTTCCAGCCAAGTGATTGGCAGTCATCATTg CTTAACCAGATTTTGAGTAAAAATGACAGAGATGAGACAATTGCTCAAGTTGGAAGCATTAAACTGCAGCAGAAAGATTTCTTGACCTTGGGCCTCAATGCAGCGCTTGAGGCAACA attGCAAACAGCTGTCTTGATGTGATCGTCATGGTGGCTAAGGAAAAG TTACCTGGCTACCACCACTTGAATTGGACCCATTTTTATCATTTCCA TAAATTGACAAACAGAATCGCTCCAGGACCATGGAAGCTGATCAAGAACATG aaTGTTCCACAACAGCTGACTGGCTCTGTGGACTGTGGGATCTTCATGCTGATG TATGCTCTGCACATGGTCTTTGAGGCACCCTTTGATTTTACAGCT TCGGATTTTCCTCTTATTCGAAAATGGTGGTGCCTTATTCTCATGGAGAATTTTGCCATTGAAAG GAAACATGCTGCCGTTGATGTGCAGGAGCCACCTAAAGCACAAGAAGACACCGAAACCGGCGACATG GAACCACAGATGGTCAAAGACCTCAGGACCGCAGTTGGATGGCTGCGGGACAACTGCCACTCCTTCAGAGGTTCTGTGCAAGAGCCGTCATATCTGGACCTAAAGAAGGAAGACCAGGAAGAGGCCCTTCTTAAACTTGATCGGGCGGAAAGAAAAGATGATCTGGAACTGGCCAAAAAGCCTTTCATGTTTCAGTTCCAGTTTCAACAGGACATGGAAGTTTTTCTTTTCGAATGTCACGACGAAAGGCACCTCAGAATAAACTCCATGTTTATGgagttttaa